The following nucleotide sequence is from Ignisphaera sp..
CGTATCGACACATTTTACAACACCATTAGAATAGTGGTAAACGATTTGAACAAAATCCAGTGTGTTTCAAAAGTTAAGGGTTATACCACACTCGAGATAAGGTCTGTGTTCAGATGCGGAAATATTGAAAGTGTTTTTGCCAAAGCAGGCTTTGTGAAAATGCCGAAGGCTTTCCAGCGCATAGTCGGCTACATACCTATCAATGATGGGGCTGTAATCATACTGAGGACTTCAAAAAGAGATGTTTACCTAGCTAAGGTGTGTACAGCTAGAAGAATTGAGCCGCCTTTACCATCATCAACATGCATAGTAGCTGCCAATAACGATGCTGATTTAGAAAAAGCGAAAAAAATTGCGATGTATTTGAACCAGCTAGAGGAGATGTTTGGAAACTTGTGCCAGTCGGCTTCTGCCGGCGGTGTAGACAATCAATAGACTGTCTATGTAATCGAGTATATAGTATTCAACGGCATCTGCCTCCTCATGCTCAACAACAATTATTGGTAACCCTCCTGTTGAGATTCCCTGTTTAGCCAAGGCAACTAAGATCTTCCCAAAAGACTCGAGATCTTCTACAAAAACCTTTATGCATCGGTTATCAGGGCATATGGGTTTTCCCTTAGCAAATACTATTGCTCCGCTTACCCCCAGCTCCATTTCAATACTTGAAACCAGTTCGTAAACCCTTTTTCTATTCTCCATATTATAGACCGTAAAAGTTTTAGTCATATAGAAACTTTTTATAGGTTGTGGCAGATTATGGTTGTTGTATCACCAAATTTGATAAACTATCATATCTCATCGTCGAGTCTTCTCAAGGAAGCTTATCAAGCAATTGAAAGTGACGAGGAGCTCTCAACTCTTTTGAAGATGAGTAATATAATGGCTGTCACTAGATTGAAGTACAATGACCATGGTCTTACACATGCTAGAATAGTTGCGGGTGTGGCACTAGAAATGGTTGATATATTGAATAACCATGGCATTGAGTTCACAACTATGAGAGATGGGACAACCAAGAACATCGATGAGATCAAGCTTATTGTGATGCTCACTGGATATATGCATGACATTGGAAACGCTGTGCACAGATTTCAGCACGAATTTATAGGTGCTTTGCTAGCCAAAGATATTTTGAATCGAATTTTAACTCGGCTTGGATTTGACAAGAAAAGAGTTGTTGAATTGCGCCAAGAGGTTATGCATATGATATATTCTACTGAGTACAATGTTCAGTGTCTAACGATAGAATGTGGAATAACTAAGGTGGCTGACGGACTTGACATGGCTGAAGGGAGGGCCAGAATACCATACAGGCTCGGCAAAATCGATATGCATGCCATTTCGGCACTAAACATAAAGCGTGTTGAGATTGAAAAAGGTGATTCAAAGCCTGTTAGAGTATCTGTCTACATGAGTGACATGGCCGGGCTTTTCCAGCTAGAGGTTGTTCTAATGCCGAAGATTAGAACAAGTCTCTTAGACGATTATATAGAGATCTTCGTGTATACAGACTCCAAACAGTTTAAATACTATCCAAAGTAGGGAAGCTTGTAAAGCACCGGATGTTTAGAGAAGATGAACAAACATCCCTAATTTCACCCCCTCTATTTATGGAAAGCGTTAGCGATTCATAGTCTCTCCATGTAGGTATGCCAACTCTATACATGCAAAAAGATCCTTGGGCGCTGTGCACACATCCACCAAGTCCCCTCTCAGCAATGATGTCCCTCATGGAAAGCAAATCTTTTTTAGATGGTATAGGTGGATATCCCCTTGGATGTGTATGTGCAACGAATACAATGTCCTCTATATGGGGTATGTAAACAGTTTTTTTAAAGCCTTGAACAATTATCGACATCCCCTTAGTCAGTACAACCTCCATATACTCGACATCCTCAAATAGATATTCGTGGAGATGTGCTTTGGTAATGTTGTAAAAAGCATTGAAAAGCTTTTGCAGAATAGATGAAAGACATGTGTTTAGACGTTCTGCCCCCTCTTCACAAACAAATTCAATGTTTCTTCCAAGAATATGCTCCCTACGGTTGCACAGCTTATCATCTCCAAAAACCCGAACCCTGATGGTGTTCTCCTCGAAGACATTACCATCTATGCAAAAGTTTATAGACCCCTCCTCTTCGAATGCATCCTCAATAATATATTCAACATGTGTTAGAATGCTATATGCCTCTACGCACTTGGCAAGATCTTTGTCATCGATAATCTTCTCATATTTCATAATAAAATGCCTTAGAGCGGTATTAAACCATGTTTCTTTGGAGGCTTTGGCTTAATATCTCTCTTCGTTATAAAGAAGTTTAGCGCCTCTGCCAATACCTTTCTCGTTTCCGCAGGCTCTATAATTGCATCTATATATCCTCTTGAGGCAGCGTAGTAAGGTGTCGTAAGTTTTCCTCTGTATTCCTCAACAAGCTTCTTCAGCATTTCTTCACGCTCTTTCTCATCCTTTATAGCTTGCAACTCTTTGCGCCACACTATTTCAGCTGCTGCCTCCGGCCCCATAACAGCTATCTCAGCTGTTGGCCATGCAACAACAAAGTCTGCTCCAAGGTGTTTTGAGCCCAGGGCTATGTAGGCTCCTCCATAGGCTTTTCTAACAATCACAGTTAGCTTTGGTGTTGTAGCCTCCGCATATGCGTAGATAATCTTTGCACCGTGTCTGATGATACCCCTGTGCTCTTGGAATGTTCCAGGCAAGAAACCTGGCACATCAACGAATGTTACTATTGGTAGGTTGAAGGAATCGCAGAATCTCACAAACCTTGCTATCTTATCGGAAGAGTCTATGTCTAGAGACCCCATGTAGTAGAGCGGCTGGTTCGCAACAATACATATAGAGTGTCCATCGAGTCTAGCGAAACCAACTATAGCGTTTTTAGCGAAATCCTTCTGAACTTCAAAGAATGTGTTTCTATCTACAACAGCATTTATTATGTCATACATGTTATATGGCTTTGTAGGATCTTCTGGAACAACGTTGTTTAGCGTAGGCTCTAATCTATGTGG
It contains:
- a CDS encoding HD domain-containing protein; translation: MVVVSPNLINYHISSSSLLKEAYQAIESDEELSTLLKMSNIMAVTRLKYNDHGLTHARIVAGVALEMVDILNNHGIEFTTMRDGTTKNIDEIKLIVMLTGYMHDIGNAVHRFQHEFIGALLAKDILNRILTRLGFDKKRVVELRQEVMHMIYSTEYNVQCLTIECGITKVADGLDMAEGRARIPYRLGKIDMHAISALNIKRVEIEKGDSKPVRVSVYMSDMAGLFQLEVVLMPKIRTSLLDDYIEIFVYTDSKQFKYYPK